One genomic window of Cydia pomonella isolate Wapato2018A chromosome 6, ilCydPomo1, whole genome shotgun sequence includes the following:
- the LOC133518914 gene encoding rab11 family-interacting protein 2, producing MWDPTHVQVTVQRARGLLIKGKNGTNKCFVTIALGKEKFQTSVKHKATENVEWLEECELRIPSQGNTAEIVLKVYDEDIVKDHLLGQISIPLKDLDVYERPRNRWYTLQGKPGKENDKNRGELEVKIAFTVKEGSLTDLSKKDKHKSSLSSIAQNVGGSLMSIGSIEKRKGLKKFAKNLGSKMNLTKKDKKSDSSSLSGSIGNLKNSALSTPDHSTPKTLPTEADPGVISEDEDEFAFDDLSHKSSGSSLNVNTLPRGHKYTPSPMNASLENLGGGEFLRRSTSSNLANSDKSVPVPQKPVRLSLDTFTPPRPPSQIIDKDDEWSQKLYSKKQSHTVSQTMIDREKSASLERNKKLDSPSSLKEKPSPKFFKKFGNNNKPKKLLEERIIVGEENIVEEDSINPVYNSIPKAVLQQLEGKSKEDLIVMVYNMQRDVETEKKKTKDLENYLDELLLRVMETTPRILQNPYSRNNSMHIRNK from the coding sequence ATGTGGGATCCAACGCACGTTCAAGTAACGGTCCAAAGAGCCCGTGGACTACTAATTAAAGGTAAAAACGGTACTAACAAATGTTTTGTTACCATTGCCCTCGGGAAAGAAAAATTCCAAACATCCGTGAAACACAAAGCCACTGAGAATGTAGAGTGGCTTGAGGAATGCGAGTTGCGTATACCGTCCCAGGGTAACACTGCAGAAATTGTTTTGAAAGTGTATGATGAAGACATTGTTAAAGACCATTTACTAGGTCAAATATCGATTCCGTTAAAAGACCTCGATGTTTATGAGAGGCCTAGAAACCGTTGGTACACTTTGCAAGGCAAGCCAGGAAAGGAGAATGACAAAAATAGAGGAGAGTTAGAGGTCAAGATTGCCTTTACTGTAAAGGAGGGCAGTTTGACTGACCTCAGCAAAAAAGACAAACATAAGTCATCCTTGTCTAGCATCGCCCAAAATGTAGGTGGTAGTCTGATGAGCATTGGCAGTATCGAAAAACGCAAGGGCTTGAAGAAGTTTGCTAAGAACCTAGGATCAAAAATGAATTTGACCAAAAAAGATAAGAAGAGTGATTCATCATCTCTAAGTGGAAGCATTGGAAATCTTAAAAACTCTGCACTGTCCACACCAGACCACTCTACCCCTAAGACTTTACCAACAGAGGCAGACCCTGGTGTCATTAGTGAGGATGAAGATGAATTTGCTTTTGATGACTTGTCCCACAAAAGTTCTGGCAGTTCCCTCAATGTCAATACACTACCACGAGGGCATAAATATACACCTTCCCCTATGAATGCTTCACTTGAAAACCTGGGAGGTGGAGAGTTTCTGAGAAGATCTACTAGTAGTAATTTAGCAAATTCTGACAAGTCTGTTCCAGTGCCCCAAAAACCTGTGCGCCTGAGCCTTGACACATTTACTCCTCCAAGGCCACCTTCCCAAATTATTGACAAGGATGATGAATGGTCCCAAAAGCTGTATTCCAAAAAGCAATCTCATACAGTCAGCCAAACTATGATAGACAGAGAAAAATCAGCAAGTcttgaaagaaataaaaaacttgACAGTCCAAGCTCATTAAAAGAAAAACCAAGTCCAAAATTCTTTAAAAAGTTTGGTAACAACAACAAACCTAAAAAGTTGCTTGAAGAAAGAATTATTGTTGGAGAAGAAAATATTGTAGAAGAAGACTCCATCAATCCTGTATACAACAGCATACCCAAAGCAGTTTTGCAGCAACTGGAAGGCAAGTCTAAAGAAGATCTGATTGTAATGGTGTACAACATGCAAAGAGATGTAGAAACAGAAAAGAAGAAAACGAAagatttggaaaattatttgGATGAGCTACTATTGCGAGTGATGGAAACAACTCCGAGAATCTTGCAAAACCCTTACTCTAGAAATAATAGCATGCACATAAGGAATAAGTAA